Proteins encoded by one window of Shewanella avicenniae:
- a CDS encoding heavy metal-binding domain-containing protein codes for MKVSTTEDIAGYQVSQTLGVVTGNVVRSKHIGRDIMAGLKTIIGGEIVGYTEMLTEARQIAIERMLENAEALGADAVVNVRFTTSAIMQGMSEMLAYGTAVKLARP; via the coding sequence ATGAAAGTATCAACAACAGAAGATATTGCCGGATACCAAGTGAGCCAAACCTTAGGTGTGGTCACCGGCAATGTGGTACGCAGTAAACATATTGGTCGCGATATCATGGCGGGACTGAAAACCATTATCGGTGGTGAAATTGTGGGTTATACCGAGATGCTGACCGAAGCGCGCCAAATCGCGATTGAGCGTATGCTGGAAAATGCCGAAGCGTTGGGTGCCGATGCGGTAGTGAACGTGCGCTTTACAACCAGTGCGATTATGCAAGGTATGTCAGAGATGCTGGCTTACGGCACTGCGGTGAAGTTAGCACGCCCGTAA